A region of the Callithrix jacchus isolate 240 chromosome 5, calJac240_pri, whole genome shotgun sequence genome:
GAGGGAGTCCGTGGCTCCGGCAGGGCGATGGTTGTGGGGTACTGAAGCTGCACTAGGGGCTGGTGCCTGCTTGCTGACTGATGGGCATTCTGGGAACTGATGTGGGGAGCAAAGGCCAACCTCTCTCTCTACCTGTTGAATGCCGACAGCATGGCTACAGAGTGGAAAAGGTGCGGAAGCCGACCCCCGTCCTGAGAGGATGCTGGGGACCTGGGCATGTCAACACGGTGCTCTTGAATCTCAGGAGAAAAGGCCTAGGACGCCGAGGGACGGCGCTGGCAGATGGATGGAGGGACGCCGAGACGGGCGGAGATTCCTGGAAAATGAAGAGAGCACTATTTCAGAGGGGAACATCCTTGCGTCAGAGGAGGCCGCTGCTGAATGTTGCTGAAAGGGAAAGGAACCTGCAGGACAGTGATGGTGGCAGCAGTGCGGCCGCGGAAGGTGGGCAAGCCTGTGGTCCGCGGCTCTGAGCCTGCACCGGCCCTGTCCTTTCCTTGGGGTGACCGGATCAACCTGGCCTCCCTGCAGGGGGCTGCGCATGGAGCCTGGGGCACGGAGCAGAGCTGCACAGAGGGGACCTGCCTGCGCCGGGCAGCTGGGCCCACCAAGGCAGCCAGACAGCCCAAACCCTTCCCAGGCTGCAGGGAGGCCCCAGCTGGTGTGGCCTCAAACCCGGCATCTGTTTCTTCACTCCTGGGGCTCCCTTTGAACTCGAACCTTGCAAAGCCCAAGTAACAATTAAAAAAGCCAAGGAACAGGTGCTGCAGAGAGGACGGGGACAGGCCGTCTGGGAGCCTCAGGGGGTGCCTCCTTTGTTTCAGTGCCTGCAGTCTCCGGCTCCCGCATGAAACTGCTCGGGACCCACGTCAGCGCCAAGTTCCAACGAGGAAAATATAGCAGCGCACAATATGTTGTTTTGGCAGAATGCTATGAATTTTAGTATGGAATGTCTGTCACAGGGCCCATCCAATTAACTCACTTGTGGATCAGAATAAATAGTTGAGAGGAGGCGACTGCAGCTTTGCTCAgacctttatttcttatttgtttccATGGTTAAGCAGGTCTGTAGTCACCAGGATGCACATTTagggcagggaaggagagaatACGCATCTTCACGGTGGTTCTCCCCTTGCAGGGAAAGAAGGGTACTTTCTATAATTTTTGGAGGAGGGAATTCTGATGAGCTTCTGTTTTAGAAGTGTTATGGAGGCAAGCCTGGCAAACTCCCTTGAGTTTTAGGCTCAGTGCTGTTGAGTCTGAGACAAGGACTGGGCTCCACCAGAGAAGTTTCTTTTCCTCCTTAGGTTTTGGCTGTGTGGGGTGAGTCAGGGTCTCTGTTAGGTGGAGTCAGGGCTCTGTGAGTAGGTAGGCAGCCCAACCGGACCCCACATCTGAGCCTGGGCCGAGCTTCCTGACGGGGAGGACATCAGGTGATCTGGGTTAGCAATGGCAGCTGGCACTTGGGGTGCTGGCATGGCCCCCAGAGTGCCTGCCATGCCCAGAAACTTTGGCATCTGTGTGGAGTCCCTGCAAGAAGCCCGGCTGCATCGTTGAGGCCCTCAGGAAAGACGGACCTTAGATATTCAGCAAGGAGGCTTCTTTAGGAGGGCACAGGCCATGCCCATGTTCGTTCTGTGTGAATTCTCAGGGGCAGGAGTTCACTGCAGCCCCAGGCAGAGTGCTCTCCCTGTACCCACAAATTGCCAATTATGATTTAGAGACATTCAGCAGATAAAACTCTGGGCAGAGAATGACTCTTTTCTTTGAGGAGTCTTCTTGTGGCTTGCTGAATTTAGAGCCTTACTTGCTACAGCAGAGATGAAACCCAAAGGCAGTGTATACTCCGCCTGCACTCTGAGCTTTGAAGGAACCTACCGTGAGCCAGTTTTATGTAGCCAGAGGGACAGCCAGGGGAATACATTTCAGCTGTCCAAGAAAAAGCTTGGCCCGTAGCTCCCACACACCTTTTTCCAGCCCAGTGCTTCTGAAAACCACGCTCTCTCTAATCCCAAGGGCCCCTGGCCTGCCTCCCTTTTTAAGTATTCACGCTCTGGTGGGGGTTGTGGGGGTTCACATCAATATTTCTCCAATAGTGGGGCAAGAGCCCAATCCGaggcaaaaacattttttgaCCTTTGCTCTCCTGAGCAAACTGCCCCCAAGTAATGAGGACCTGGAAGAAGGGAAGGGCACCTTCTCTGTAGCCTGCCATCTACATCCCAGGCTGTCAGTCAGGAGGCAAAGGCACAGTCTTCAAGGGCTGCAGACTAAGTTGGTCTTTGTGCTCCAGTGCTGCTTCCATTTCAAAGGCTTCACCAGCGAATCCCGTGAGTCATTCCTGGAACCTTCAGGAGTCTCCATGGTGACGGGTTGAGTGGGCCTGGGGGAAGCCAGCATTCACTCCATTTCCAGCAAGTTcctctcttctgatttttttttcttttttttcaatagagactgaggctgaggcttgagcttttttgttttttaaacaaatcacAAAATAACTCCCTAAgccttttttccccattttatttgAAACCCATTCTAGATAAATATATAATCTATTCTTACTTGCCTCTACGGAGACcatataaaacaacaaaacacaacaaaaactgcagagttgcttttgttttttcttttcctgcaagTGTTTTAAGAAGAGATCTGGTTTCTTGCTTTCCTCAGTGAAAAGATGAAAAGGCTCTGGGTAAATGGTTGTAGTCTGAAGCAGAGATGCCTGCAGCACCAACCCCAGAGGAAGGCAGGCCTCTCTAGCCTACCACTGTCCCTGCGGAGGTCTACCAGGAGTCTGAAAATGTTACCCAGTCATGGTTGGCAAAACTGTGCATATTCCTTTAATCCCCAATGTTCTTCATACGCACAGACCTTTCCTTCATTCGGTAATGCTccggaaaagcatagtatctggggtTTGTTAGGGAATGAGCATTAAACATTACCATTTTAGCTACAGGAAAATGTAGCTAAATCTACAGGAATCTGTGGGATTTTCCCACATGgcactaaatataaaaatctgaaaCCAATTTATTGTGATTTGATGAACATACATAATCTTTTGGGGGTATAACTCCTGTGTCAAATTTCATAACGGTGTGTGGCCCCAAAGTTCCCACGTCAGAGGGTGATAATGAGTAACATTGAGAACTTGAATTCTGCTGACTCTGTTACCCCctcaggctgaagcaggacatgCAGCTTCCTGAACTTCTGCCCTCAGATTTCTGGGGGTCTCTGGGGCATCTCACATGTGCTCCACTCTGGAGGGTGCAACTGATCTCTGCTGGTGGCCATTGCAGGCTTAGAGTGCCAAAGCCTTGCCCGGGACTTGGGGGAGGTGAACAGCTTTCTCTGCTGTGTTAGTTTCTGTATGGGACCCCACTGCAAGGCTGCTTGGGCCCTCATTGACCAGCCATCCAATTTTTGCCTCCAGTCTGCGCTGTCTTCCCTCAGCCCCAGCCTTGCCCCCAGGGGATAGTTCCAGGAATGCCCGGTAAAAGCCACATCTTTGTATTTGAaaccctattttactctgtcaGCTGAGATTTTTCTAACAGGTCAAGCTCACCGAATCTCACTCTGGGTTCTTAGAACCTGGTTTCTTAAGTCGTGAAGCCTTTTCCAAAGATGATAAAAGCCCCAGAAATTCTCTCAGAAAAGTGAACATGTAGGTAACGTTTCACAGACAAGCTCAGGAGTTTCTGGGCCTTCAGGAGAGAATCCTTCTTCACAGGAATTTTTCTCTTAAGAACTTTCTCAGCTCCTGCTGTGGATGTTGGTCCAGCCTGGCTCACTACTGAGCCCAATGTGCTCAGTCACAGCAGAAGCCTCACCGTGGGTGTGTCCCAGGCCATGTCCCAGGCTGCCACAACACGCACAGTGGTTTTCAAAGCACATGGTCCACATGTGCTGTAAACACATACGCGTGTAAAAAATATGACTTTCTACTCAAGCCTGTTCTTCAAGACCTCTCAAAAAGCTCTGATTGGAAAAATAGAACATCAAGGCCAGATTTCAAATCCAAGCGAGTCCAGGAGTCCAGCACCTGGAGTTGGAGATCCAAAATGGAGTggccttgaaaaaagatatgtgtGGGAGTCCCAATCTAACTCAGATTTTCAAAAATTCACACAAATTTTTCTGCCTATTTTTTGCTTGAATTGAAGTcgcttttgctctgttgcccaggctggagtgccgcggtgccatcacagctcactgcagactgaattcctgggccccagtgatcctcccacctcagcctcctgagtatctggaagtATAGGCTCATGTCACCGTGTcaggctaaattttttgtttttatcttttgtagagacaaggttttactgtgttggccaggctgattttggactcctggattcaagcaatccgcttgccttggcctcccaaggtgctgggatgacaggcgtgagttTCAGATGAGTAACTTATCTCTAACTTGTTCTCCTCTGCATATTGTCCTTCAGCTCCTGCATATCGGGATGCTATTTGTGTCAGTTTCCCAGGGCTCCTGTAACAAAGCGCCACAaacttggtgacttaaaacaGCCAAAATGTATTCTCCCACAGTTCCGGAGGCCAGATGTTTGAAATAAATGTGTTGGCTGGTGTTCCTCTGAAGGTTCTAGCAGGGCCCCTTCCTGGCCTTGTCCAGCTTGTGTGGCTCTAGTTATTTGGTGGCTACGGCCGCATCACCAGCCCCTGCCTCCATCTTCTCatgccttctcctccttcctgtgTGTGTCTTCTTCATTTGTCTCATAGAACACTAGTCACTGCATTTAGCGTTCACCTGGCTCATTTAGGATGATTTCATCTAAAAATCCTGAACTTACTTAAATTCACAAAGGCCTTTTCCAAAGAAGATCACATTCACAGATTCCAGGGATCAGGGTGAATATTTTTCAGGGCATATTTTTCAGGGGCCACCATTTAACCTACCACGGTATTGTTCATTTATATCTCCAGCATCTGACAGTGCCTGTACACAGACTTCAACAGTCACTCATGTGTTTGTTTCTGATGGTCTAAACTTGGACCCAGGCACCCTACCTGCTCCATTTCCAGGTCTGAATAAAGGGTGGTATGTATTTGGAATAAAATCGATAACTTTGGCACTCCTTGACTATGAAAATAGCCACTGGACTAATTAGGGTAAATAGTTTCTTGCTTCCCTGATGGATTTCTGTTAGAGTATTTTATGCTATGGTTTCAACTTATCATGTGTGAAGGACGCAGAAATCACATACGCATAAGGCAATATGTTTGAAGGTCTTttataaaaaaatcagattttatttatGAGATAACTTTTCACTTATGTATTGAATAATATTTATGAGGATACAAAGATAAGTATTTACAGGAATAGaactacatatttatatgtagatGATTTTATTTCCATCATGTGGCATTTCATTGACACCTGATACTGACTTCCAAGTGTTCATTTAGACGATATGCATACAAAGGAAGTGATAcgctttttcttcctttaaaagtaTAGctgaaggccgggcacagtgactcacgcctgtaattccagcactttgggaggctgtggtgggcagatcacatgaggtcaggagttcgagaccagcctgaccaacatggagaaatattgtttctactaataatacaaaattagctgggcatcatggcgcatgcctgtaatcccagctacttgggaggctgaggcaggagaatcatttgaacctcacaggcggaggttgtggtaagctgagatcacaccattgcacttcagcctagacaacaagagtgaaactccgtctcaaaaaaaaaaaaaaatatatatatatatatacacgcacacacacacacgcatatatatatatatatatacacacacatatatagctgGGTGTGAGGCCCCTAATAGAGAGTAAATGAATATAATCAAGCTTACCCTACTCTTGAGTACAAATTTTAAGCTTTTATATTAAAACCTacttatgcctagtgttccattattggaacacctagcatgtgggagttatttatatcctgctGCTCCAGGTAATCGCCAAGGTCTGATTTTCACactcaaaaaattgcaacctcaggcacAAATGGGTTAAAATGTGCTATGATAGATCTCCAACTTCATTCTGGAATGGTTTTATCTTACAGGGTTAAAAGTGGCAAtgaggcccggcgcggtggcacaagcctgtaatcccagcactttgggaggccgagatgggtggatcacgaggtcaagagatggagaccatcctggtcaacatggcgaaaccccgtctctactaaaaatacaaaaaattagctgggcatggtggcgtgtgcctgtaatcccagctactcaggatgctggggcaggagaattgcctgaacccaggaggcggaggttgtggtgagccgagatcgcgccattgcactccagcctgggtaacaagagtgaaactccatctcaaaaaaaaaaaaaaagtggcaatgGGCTAAGTCTGACTTTGCCagcaggaaatttaaaaaacaacctcTTTCTATGTATGTAACTCACATGGTATGTACCTTGCAATTCATGCAGCTggtcatattttatttatgaaatgtttGGAATCTGGAATCCCACATCAGGGAAGGTGCAGATTCCTTGTTCCTTACTCATAGTGGAAATTCATTCAAGTCGCTTTATTTTTAGTGTTGCcattacacattattttaaagataaggctTTTGGGGtgacactttattattatttttatcattgtttgttcattttcccaataaacaagaaacagaaaaatcagaagaaagcCAGAGAAAAAGTAAGTTTCCTGTCTGCAATGCTCAAAACATACCACACGCATTAGGAAATGGCAGAAATGCACAAGCTAGTCATCCAGCCAATCAAAACACGTTGCCCAGAACAGTCAAGTTTAAATGGCAGCATGCATTCCAGGTCTTGAAGTTTAAGATGCATTAACATCAAGCCTTTCAACTTCACATGTAATACAATCCAGCAACAGCACAGCATCAATCAACGAAATCAGACTGCACTAAAAGAAAGAACCTGTGCTTCCCCCAAGGGAGCCCTGTAGACAGATCGCACCTCAAAGTTGAAAggacagttagaactgcctcctCCTTGTTGCTTTCTCTGTTCTGGGATCACTCTgcaattttccttctttcctgaatGTATTTTATCTCAAATACAAATCGGTTGGCTCTTCTGCAAAAGACGAGCCAACTAGTCTCTACCACAGAGTTAGTAAGTCTCATTGTTTCAAAgaaatgtgtgttttatttttaaactcatgGACAACGCTATGTGTTTTTAATTAGCTTCTCTGACTTCAGTTGTTTGAAATCCAAAAGTGGTCTTGGATAAAAATTAgctttaggccgggcacagtggctcaagcctgtaatcccagcactttgggaggccaaggcgggtagattgcgaggtcaagagatcgaggccatcctggtcaacaaggtgaaacccccatctctactaaaaatacaaaaattagctgggcatgatggcgtgtgcctggaatcccagctactcaggaggctaaggcaggagaattgcctgaacccaggaggcggaggttgcagtgagccgagatcgcgccattgcactccagcctgggtaagaagagcaaaactccgtctcaaaaaaaaaaaattagctttatcAGTTTATGTCAGTGTGTGTTTTAACCATATTTTTTCTTCACTATACATTGCAGGTGGATGGGGATTTTGTTCACCAAAGGGCTGGATTTTCCTGCATATCTCTGTGGCAGATACTGGTTGGGTTACCTTGTGCGAAACGTCCCACACCAAATAGCGTTGTGGGAAGAACTGACCCTGGCTTCCCAAACCAACTGTGGTTGCAATTGTATTCAAGTGTAGAAGAGCCCGCATTCTTTATAGAGCTTAGCTAGGCATTGAGATGCAGGCTTTTAAACCCTGACTTCTTtgtgggttggttggttggtttgtttttgaaacaggttctGGCACGGCTCACTCTAGCCTCAACCCCTTAGGCTGAAGTgatactcccacttcagcctcctgagtagctaggactacacttgtgcatcaccacacccagctaattttgttttgcttttcgttttagtagagatggtgtttggccatgttgcccagattatTCTGGaattcctgtctcagccttccacagtgtcAGGATTCCAAGTgtcagccaccactcccggccataACATGCCTTCTTGAGTACCTTTAATACACCTAAGTATTGGGCCCTATCTTTCCATTTTCCAGATACAGAGTGGCCATATAATTTATTATCCACACAAGGACCTTCCTGAGAATGGTCACGGTTGCTAACCAGATGTGTTGCCAGGACATCTGGTGTAAACCTGGACATCCGTATACATGAGACTCTTCTGTCCCATGTGCCCACTCCCAAGTGTTTTTGAAGGCCATGtgtaagttgaaaatactgtTAAATTTCACCTGCTAATTATTCTGATGAATCTATGCATTTTTTTCCATCCTGGAATCATCCATGACTTCCTCCTTGATCTATCAGATCTCAGTAGTTCACTATATCTGGACCCAGGACACTTTTCCACTATGAAGTTCTTTTTCTGCTTAGAGTGCTTCTGTCTGTGTTTCCCATCTCAGTTGGTGGAGATCGCAGTGATTCACTGGGACCTAACTCAGCCGTGTCTCTTCCATCACCTTAGCTTCCCCAGGGCTGTATTTGTGTCCTCCTTGGAGCACTCGcctctttctgttttgttatcTTTTTATGTGTAGCATCATTTTCATTACTGAACTCAGAGAAGGAACTAACCACAAAGCTGAAACTCTGTGCATTGAATGTGAGCCCCTTGTCTTAGCTACTTCTTATGTGTCTTATTTTAATTCTGATCTTTTTGGTGAATTGTTTCTGCAAATGTGATAGGAAATAAACATCCAAGAAGGTAGAAAGCCTTGTTGTATTTGGCAAGGAACAGCCCTATGCTACCGCTGGGTTTGAGTGCCAGCTTCTCCATTTAAGAGCTGTGCAATCTTGtgcaagttacctaacctcttggtgtctgtaaaatggggataataacagtacctacctcCTAAGATACTGAGTATTTAATGTCCTTacagaacagtgcttggcaaacAGTGCCTGACAAAATTAAAGTCAGTATCTTAGCTATCTTTATTGTTCAGACTTAATTTCCCTATTTTTTGAGCCTATGTTCACTTATCTGAATTgtactgaaaatgaaagaaaaccaggAGCTATCAGCATATGTAATGGAGGGAGGCCTAAGGCCACCTGCATCAGGCACACCAGCGATATCCTTTGGACAGCTTAATGCCTTGATGACCCAAAGGACACGCGGTGGGACAGAATGAAAAGTCTTCTTGACTTGAAGAGCCAACCAGGGCAACCCCAACCTCTCAACTTGAGATCAGAGAGTTGCGGTGCTGGTTCTCTGCACATCTGTAGAATAGGGACCGTAATCGTACCTTTCTCATGAGGTTACGgtaaagatgaaatgagatcaTCTGTGTAAAGCACTAAGCGTAGTTTCGTAGTTTCTGGTCCCTAAAAAGTACCTGCTCTACATTTACCGTTGTTCACAGCATCTGTCCTGGAACATGAGTTGATTATTGAGAGAGGTGTGGAGGGTGTTCCAGGGAAGGTATCCTCAGATTTCCTCCAAACATCAGGATCCTCATGGCTAGCTCCACCAGGAGAAGCTCAGCAAGAGAGCGAGAATGCAAGGCTCTCATTTTTTATTAGAAACGGTGATGAGGAGAGCGCCTTCCCCGCTCTGCGAGCATCCAGTGCAGAAAGGCCAACATCTACAGCTGCAGGAATGATCCAGCCGATGCTGGGGCAAGAATGCTGATTAGCAACAGAAGTGGCAAATTAAGGCCACTGACTGGCAGACTGGGAAGAGCCAAGAAATCTGTAGTAATCGCCAAGAACAGAACATGAGCTTTTTGAGACCCCGAAGCGAGAAAAGAGGCTGAAAGTACCCACAGTTCTTCTGGAAGGGGGCTCAGAACCAGCGAGTTTTCATTAGCCAGTCTGAGTTTTCACGCAGATTGTAGTAACCTAAAGATCTCAGGGTTACACATAGCGCAGAGTCATTGTCCCAGGGAAAGAAGTTTGTTTGCTTCCAGGTTCCTCTGTACTTAATTGTTGCTGTCCTATTCCCAGGGTTGCCAAAGAAAAGGATTCCGCCAACTTTTCTTGGCATTCTCTGTTAATAATTAGCCACTTTTCTTTATGTTTACCCTTGTTAATGCCTAGTCCTGCTCAGCTCTGCTCATGGAAAGACAGCCAGCGTGGTCTGCACGCTCCCAAAGCAAGCACCTCGCAGAGCCCAAACGGCACAGTTGCCTTCAGTTAATTTTCACTTAGATCTTAACCTTCTCAGTTGATTTCCACTTGAACTCTGGatattaaagtagaaataatgCTTTGTGACCTTTAAGCAGAACACCAGCTGCTTCTCCACCCTTTCCCCTGTGGTTTAGTGACCCACACAGTCCAGCTCTGCAATAGCCTTGTTTCTGGAGTTCTGACCTCCTTCCCAGCAGGGAATGACTAATGCTTAGAGCCAAGCATTACACCACGGTTTACCAGGCAGAGCAAATAAATGGTCATCTGAGACATGCTTTCAAACAGAGATCTCTGTTCTTGGCACAAAGGTTAAGGTTAGTGAAAAAAAGTCCCACCTCTTCCCACTTTCTGTTTAATTTCGCCCCTTTATCTTCCCAAGGAAAGATTTTAGCAGTGATCACAGTGGTTTATCTTCATGATATGGACAGAGTTCCATGAGTCCTGTGACTCAGTGACACTCTGAGGGACCCATGACTGTGAGGTGAACTTGGAACAAACTCATTGTTGGCAGAAGCTGTCCACTGCCCCCATTCTTTGCTCTGGCAAAAACAGATATCAATGGTAGCTTAGGAAGGAGCCTCAGTGGGGAAGAGGCTGTTGTAAGAGAACCTTCTCTCACATTCTCCAGATCTTCCAATCCAAGCTTTGCTCCAGGCCACCACTTCTCCCAGAAGTCCGGGCTGGAGTTCAGGCTTTGACACTGTCACGCTCTCAGTTTGATGGATgggaggggggtggggagctgggttTCCGGCCTGGAAGGAAAGGAACTCTACTCTCCTACAGTCCCTTGTACTTACTGGGATGGTGTTCACGGCCTCTGCCCACTGAGCCTGCCAAAATATTCTCTCATAGCCAAGCCCAATCGCTCCCCATTCTCTGCttcaaaagagaagaaatcttGCTGCAGCTGCATAGACACTTGGTCAAtctgcaataataaaaaatggaGGCAGcgaggagagggaaagaagagaggctGGGGGCTGGCGATGGGACAAGTTGAATTTGGAGCTGTAGAGTGGGAAACTATGGGATGGGCTGGAAATACACAGGGGAGGATGCCTTCTTGAAGTAGGCTTCAGACTATGTATACGGATCCCTTTTGGGTTTTAGGATTGTTAGTGAAAGAACAAAGTTATCTTGAAATTCCTTTTGTTTGCAGGACGGCGTGTTTGGCTGCTCCGTGGGGGTCCAGGCTTGTAAAGGTCACACGCGGACGTGGATTATGGGCTCATTCATCTCTACAGGGCAAGCCTGGAGAAGTTTTTTCTTGACTCACTGGAAAGAGAAGTAAAAGGCTGAGGAAGGCATCGGGCGGTGGGTGTCGCACGTGGGCGATGGAGAAGAGTGGAGGCGTCTGGGTTTGATattgactttctatttcttcGGCCAGGGAGCCAGTATCCGGGTTGCCTGTTGCCCGGCAGCCGGGAGGGAACTTCATCTCACTGTGTCTCACAGTCGTCTCTGCTGTTGGCAACCGGATGTGGGAGGAAAAGTGAAGAGACGACTAAAGTTTAATGTCCTTTTTATGACCAACTTTTGTTGCTGGCACCTTCCTCTTGGAAAAAGACACTGATTTACGACTGAACAATCCCTACACACGGAAATCAAATCATTCTTTCTGTGTCTTGGCTTATTTCTGTTTAGAGGAGCGGATGGCTTCCATAGGCTGTTCAGAAAATGGCTTCGACACATCGGAATAAAAAAacttaaagtttttatttctgtctctttctccccaCAGAGGAGTTTGAAATTCTTGCTTCAGGCCATATGGAGTGGATATTCCTTCCAGAAGGAAATCATAGACTGCTCTCTGTTTCTACTCAACTGCTTTTCACTTACTAAGTGGACTCTTTGAAGCAGCCTTTTATTTACCTCAGATTCTGACATGAATAATTGTTTAATTGCCTTTCAGCCAACACAAGATAAGGAACCACGTCTCAAAAATTGTGTAATTCTCTTAACTAAACAATAGCCGAGCCAACCAGAGtagttttcaaagaaagaaaggaattccTCACATATGTTAAGCATTTTATTCCCTTCAAAGTGCATTGCTCTGTATTATTTTGCTAAATTGGATAATGTATACAAAAGTATTGTGTAAATTACATCAcataataaaaaagtgaaatgttaggctgggcgcggtggctcaagcctgtaatcccagcactttgggagaccgaggcgggtggatcacgaggtcaacagatcgagaccatcctggtcaacatggtgaaaccccatctctactaaaaatacaaaaaactagctgggcatggtggcgcgtgcctgtaatcccagctactcaggaggctggggcaggagaattgcctgaacccaggaggcggaggttgcggtgagccgagatcgcggcattgcactccagcctgggtaacaagagcgaaactccgtctcataatacataaataaataagtgaaatgttATAACAATGATCGATTTGATCTTCCatgtgggaaactgaggcatcatGAGGGTAAGTTACAACCCCAAATCGCAGGACTTAAACGGAGCCCAGATGGTGGTCCGTCTTCTGCCTCTGCATGTGCCGTCTCCTCTGTAGAGGATGCTTCACCTCCTGGGGCCTTCCCCAGAAGAGGCCCAGGGTCACCTGATAAAGGCTTCCTcaagggtggggctggaagcagGGCTGCAGGTGTGTGCCTTGAACCTTCCATGGGCCCTGCTGGCTCCTTTCAGAGGCTTTGGGCATAGCAACTTGCCTTTCCATCTTGTTTCGTCGTCACCAATCAGCTGTCTGCAGACTTTTCTCCCTCACGTTATGGCAGAGGAACTATACATtctctggattttaaaaatatataggttactttttcttcaaaaaaaagtatctgaaatAAGCTCCCAAtccatttgcatatttttaaaacatgttagcAAATTCTCATAATGGGATTTGCATTTGTTAGAAGAGGTCCTGGGGCAGAAATCACAGAGGATGAAACCCCTTCCACTCCCCCACCCTTCAGTGGATGGAGCCCCCCCAGGGAGGCAGCAGGATACAAGGTCGAGGAGGACCCCCCAATACC
Encoded here:
- the LOC144582772 gene encoding uncharacterized protein LOC144582772 isoform X2, with translation MESGLCGVEHGYRVEKVRKPTPVLRGCWGPGHVNTVLLNLRRKGLGRRGTALADGWRDAETGGDSWKMKRALFQRGTSLRQRRPLLNVAERERNLQDSDGGSSAAAEVPAVSGSRMKLLGTHVSAKFQRGKYSSAQYVVLAECYEF
- the LOC144582772 gene encoding uncharacterized protein LOC144582772 isoform X1; the protein is MATEWKRRKGLGRRGTALADGWRDAETGGDSWKMKRALFQRGTSLRQRRPLLNVAERERNLQDSDGGSSAAAEVPAVSGSRMKLLGTHVSAKFQRGKYSSAQYVVLAECYEF